From Coffea arabica cultivar ET-39 chromosome 2e, Coffea Arabica ET-39 HiFi, whole genome shotgun sequence, the proteins below share one genomic window:
- the LOC113733142 gene encoding (+)-neomenthol dehydrogenase-like isoform X1, whose translation MAESPMNIQKSFDRYAVVTGANKGIGFEICRQLASQGITVVLTARDEKRGLDAFHKLKATDGLSGDLLFHQLDVADPSSVAAIAEFVKTHLGRLDILVNNAGVGGSIVDSEALKASTVGPDFDWKKIITETYELSAECLQINYYGAKRMIEAFLPLLQLSPSPRIVNVSSSMGRLMNVPNEWAKGIFRDVDNLTEERVDEVLNEYLKDFKEGLLEANDWPIAYTLAKASMNAYTRIVAGKFPRFKVNCVCPGYVKTDITFNCGILTVEEGAESPVMLALLPDDGPSGVFFFRKGLSSFE comes from the exons ATGGCAGAATCCCCCATGAATATCCAGAAAAG TTTTGACAGGTATGCAGTTGTGACAGGGGCAAACAAAGGAATAGGATTTGAGATATGCAGGCAGTTAGCTTCTCAAGGAATCACTGTGGTGTTGACTGCCAGAGATGAGAAGCGGGGACTTGATGCCTTTCACAAACTTAAAGCGACTGATGGTCTTTCTGGTGATCTTCTCTTTCATCAGCTTGACGTTGCTGATCCATCTAGTGTTGCTGCCATTGCTGAATTCGTCAAGACTCATCTTGGAAGGCTTGATATCTTG GTGAATAATGCTGGGGTTGGGGGATCCATTGTTGATAGTGAAGCTCTAAAGGCTAGT ACAGTGGGGCCTGACTTTGACTGGAAGAAGATAATCACGGAGACATATGAGTTATCAGCAGAATGCTTGCAAATAAACTACTATGGTGCAAAAAGAATGATTGAAGCCTTCCTTCCACTTCTCCAACTATCTCCATCACCAAGAATTGTAAATGTATCTTCATCCATGGGGAGGTTAATG AACGTACCTAATGAATGGGCTAAAGGAATCTTCAGGGATGTTGATAACCTCACAGAAGAGAGGGTGGATGAGGTACTAAATGAATATCTCAAAGACTTCAAAGAGGGCTTGCTTGAAGCCAATGACTGGCCTATAGCGTACACCCTAGCTAAAGCGAGCATGAATGCTTACACAAGAATTGTTGCTGGAAAGTTTCCTAGGTTCAAGGTGAATTGTGTCTGTCCCGGCTATGTGAAAACAGATATAACCTTCAATTGTGGCATATTGACGGTAGAAGAAGGTGCTGAATCTCCAGTGATGCTAGCTTTACTGCCCGATGATGGTCCTTCTGGCGTGTTCTTTTTCCGCAAGGGATTGTCAtcttttgaatga
- the LOC113733142 gene encoding (+)-neomenthol dehydrogenase-like isoform X2 encodes MAESPMNIQKRYAVVTGANKGIGFEICRQLASQGITVVLTARDEKRGLDAFHKLKATDGLSGDLLFHQLDVADPSSVAAIAEFVKTHLGRLDILVNNAGVGGSIVDSEALKASTVGPDFDWKKIITETYELSAECLQINYYGAKRMIEAFLPLLQLSPSPRIVNVSSSMGRLMNVPNEWAKGIFRDVDNLTEERVDEVLNEYLKDFKEGLLEANDWPIAYTLAKASMNAYTRIVAGKFPRFKVNCVCPGYVKTDITFNCGILTVEEGAESPVMLALLPDDGPSGVFFFRKGLSSFE; translated from the exons ATGGCAGAATCCCCCATGAATATCCAGAAAAG GTATGCAGTTGTGACAGGGGCAAACAAAGGAATAGGATTTGAGATATGCAGGCAGTTAGCTTCTCAAGGAATCACTGTGGTGTTGACTGCCAGAGATGAGAAGCGGGGACTTGATGCCTTTCACAAACTTAAAGCGACTGATGGTCTTTCTGGTGATCTTCTCTTTCATCAGCTTGACGTTGCTGATCCATCTAGTGTTGCTGCCATTGCTGAATTCGTCAAGACTCATCTTGGAAGGCTTGATATCTTG GTGAATAATGCTGGGGTTGGGGGATCCATTGTTGATAGTGAAGCTCTAAAGGCTAGT ACAGTGGGGCCTGACTTTGACTGGAAGAAGATAATCACGGAGACATATGAGTTATCAGCAGAATGCTTGCAAATAAACTACTATGGTGCAAAAAGAATGATTGAAGCCTTCCTTCCACTTCTCCAACTATCTCCATCACCAAGAATTGTAAATGTATCTTCATCCATGGGGAGGTTAATG AACGTACCTAATGAATGGGCTAAAGGAATCTTCAGGGATGTTGATAACCTCACAGAAGAGAGGGTGGATGAGGTACTAAATGAATATCTCAAAGACTTCAAAGAGGGCTTGCTTGAAGCCAATGACTGGCCTATAGCGTACACCCTAGCTAAAGCGAGCATGAATGCTTACACAAGAATTGTTGCTGGAAAGTTTCCTAGGTTCAAGGTGAATTGTGTCTGTCCCGGCTATGTGAAAACAGATATAACCTTCAATTGTGGCATATTGACGGTAGAAGAAGGTGCTGAATCTCCAGTGATGCTAGCTTTACTGCCCGATGATGGTCCTTCTGGCGTGTTCTTTTTCCGCAAGGGATTGTCAtcttttgaatga
- the LOC113733141 gene encoding (+)-neomenthol dehydrogenase, which produces MAEAITSHSQKRCAVVTGGNKGIGFEICKQLASQGILVVLTARDVKKGNEAFEKLKDSGLSENVVFHQLDVVEPASIASLVDFIESHFGKLDILVNNAGAAGLMVEGDVSIIKEIIMADDLKVAGQEVPEIKADAKLIQTYDLAEGSLQTNYYGIKQMIEAFIPLLQLSSSPRIVNVSSLLGRLELLSHQWAIEVLSDGESLTEERVDKVVTEFLKDFKDGTAEAKCWPATFTAYKVSKAAINAYTRILAKKYPTICINCVCPGYCKTDITCNTGFSTAAEGAEGPVKLALLPDGGPSGLFFSRKEVTTY; this is translated from the exons ATGGCAGAAGCAATCACCAGCCATTCACAAAAAAG GTGTGCCGTGGTTACAGGGGGAAACAAAGGAATAGGTTTTGAAATATGCAAACAGTTGGCATCTCAAGGTATCCTAGTTGTGTTAACTGCCAGGGATGTAAAGAAAGGCAATGAAGCTTTTGAGAAGCTTAAGGATTCTGGCCTCTCTGAAAATGTTGTCTTCCATCAGCTTGATGTTGTGGAACCAGCTAGTATTGCTTCCCTTGTAGATTTCATCGAATCCCACTTTGGAAAACTAGATATCTTG GTTAACAATGCAGGAGCTGCAGGACTAATGGTTGAAGGAGATGTTTCCATTATTAAAGAGATAATTATGGCGGATGATCTAAAAGTTGCAGGTCAA GAAGTACCTGAGATAAAAGCAGATGCAAAACTCATTCAGACATATGATTTGGCTGAAGGGAGTCTGCAAACTAACTACTATGGTATAAAACAGATGATTGAAGCATTCATTCCACTCTTGCAGTTATCTTCTTCGCCTAGAATTGTAAATGTATCCTCTCTCTTGGGAAGGCTGGAG TTATTATCCCACCAATGGGCTATAGAGGTGCTAAGCGACGGCGAAAGCCTGACGGAAGAGAGAGTGGATAAGGTGGTAACTGAATTTCTCAAGGACTTCAAGGATGGCACTGCAGAAGCTAAATGTTGGCCTGCAACTTTCACAGCATATAAAGTCTCCAAAGCAGCAATTAATGCGTACACAAGGATTCTGGCCAAGAAATACCCAACCATCTGCATCAATTGCGTTTGTCCAGGCTACTGCAAAACAGATATAACCTGCAATACAGGATTTTCTACTGCTGCAGAAGGCGCTGAAGGTCCTGTAAAGCTTGCATTATTGCCTGACGGTGGCCCTTCTGGCTTGTTCTTCTCAAGAAAGGAGGTGACAACTTATTGa